The Chitinivibrionales bacterium genome has a segment encoding these proteins:
- a CDS encoding DUF1573 domain-containing protein: MIKNILIFALFLVCVLSYCKPESVSRIHLPEPESNAGVIEKDTVNRVMYKIPVVNKGTGTLDIHSIKSSCSCLKITEADSIVNPGDTGTITAELTITDAKSYGRGFYVIHIESSDPDNRFVAAHISLLLHPPVFAELKPGQPDKDSMQVAVTSRKNDLQLMNVDFAYIGQTDTFDTIRGIPFDWRQTGAVDTNGYRHYDLTIFIRHSELIDGEFLITTNHPHDTLILLKGWMGRLEIQDDSTIEKSSGAGK, encoded by the coding sequence TTAAAAATATCCTAATTTTCGCTCTTTTCTTGGTGTGTGTCTTATCGTATTGCAAACCCGAATCCGTGTCGCGGATACATCTCCCTGAACCTGAATCGAACGCCGGCGTTATCGAAAAAGACACTGTAAACCGTGTTATGTACAAAATTCCGGTAGTTAACAAAGGGACAGGAACTCTTGATATCCATAGTATCAAATCATCCTGCAGTTGCCTGAAAATCACCGAAGCGGATTCAATTGTCAATCCCGGCGACACGGGAACCATCACGGCGGAATTGACCATTACCGATGCCAAAAGCTATGGCCGCGGTTTTTACGTCATTCACATCGAATCAAGCGACCCGGATAATCGATTCGTTGCCGCTCATATTTCGCTTTTACTGCATCCGCCCGTATTCGCCGAGCTGAAACCCGGACAGCCTGACAAAGATTCGATGCAGGTTGCAGTAACCAGCCGCAAAAATGACCTGCAGCTCATGAATGTTGATTTTGCGTATATCGGGCAGACAGACACATTCGATACAATCCGTGGAATACCCTTCGATTGGCGTCAAACAGGCGCTGTCGATACGAACGGCTACCGGCATTACGATCTCACCATTTTTATCAGGCATTCCGAATTGATCGACGGTGAATTTCTCATTACAACAAACCACCCGCATGATACCCTCATTTTGTTGAAGGGATGGATGGGGCGTCTCGAAATCCAGGATGATTCAACGATCGAAAAGTCTTCCGGGGCGGGGAAATAA